The proteins below come from a single Streptomyces tubercidicus genomic window:
- a CDS encoding response regulator transcription factor produces MARVLVVEDDQFVRSALIRHLTEASHTVRSVGTALEALREVAHVGFDVVILDLGLPDLDGGEALKMLRGITDVPVIIATARDDEADIVRLLNDGADDYLTKPFSVEHLSARVAAVLRRSRATTAGAEPPSRVIRVGGLSIDPLRRQAELDGAVLDLTRREFDLLAFLAGRPGVVVPRRELLAEVWQQSYGDDQTIDVHLSWLRRKLGETAAKPRYLHTLRGVGVKLEPPQ; encoded by the coding sequence ATGGCACGTGTGCTCGTGGTCGAGGACGACCAGTTCGTACGCTCGGCTCTCATCCGGCATCTGACCGAGGCCTCCCACACGGTACGCAGTGTCGGTACCGCCCTGGAGGCGCTCCGCGAGGTCGCACACGTCGGCTTCGACGTCGTCATCCTCGACCTCGGTCTGCCCGATCTGGACGGGGGCGAGGCGCTCAAGATGCTGCGCGGCATCACCGATGTACCAGTGATCATCGCCACAGCCCGGGACGACGAGGCGGACATCGTCCGGCTGTTGAACGACGGCGCCGACGACTACCTCACCAAGCCGTTCTCCGTCGAGCACCTCTCGGCGCGGGTGGCGGCCGTGCTGCGCCGCTCCCGGGCCACGACGGCCGGTGCGGAACCGCCCTCACGAGTGATCCGGGTCGGCGGCCTGTCCATCGACCCGCTGCGCCGTCAGGCCGAACTGGACGGCGCCGTACTCGACCTGACCCGCCGGGAGTTCGACCTGCTGGCCTTCCTCGCCGGGCGGCCGGGCGTCGTCGTCCCCCGCAGGGAACTCCTCGCCGAGGTCTGGCAGCAGTCCTACGGCGACGACCAGACCATCGACGTCCATCTGTCCTGGCTGCGCCGCAAACTGGGCGAAACCGCTGCGAAACCCCGCTACTTGCACACTCTCCGGGGTGTTGGGGTGAAGCTGGAGCCACCGCAATGA
- a CDS encoding sensor histidine kinase, which translates to MRWALVKVALAVTAMVVVAFAVPLGLVVKELARDRAYSNAERQAATIGPVLAITTDRTQLERAVASAETGPGGRIGVHVPAGGRNARPVEIGSRRAPEADVAAAARMGRAAISPVPGGSSLLQPTAVASGIAVVEVFVPDEALTRGVATSWLVLAGVGLALVIGSVAVADRLGTRMVRPAERLAGAAHDLGKGQLGVRVPEDGPKELRSAASAFNAMADQVVQLLANERELAADLSHRLRTPLTVLRLNTASLGDTPAADQTRSAVEQLEREVDQIIRTAREQKAQTRQAAAAAGCDAAEVIRERMTFWSALAEDEGRTVRIAGADHPVRVPVARPDLAAALDAMLGNVFRHTPEGTAFAVDVHHADEAVIVLVSDAGPGIADPDAALRRGHGGGGDGSTGLGLDIVRRLAESTGGDVRIGRSVLGGTEVRVWLALDGRRAPHGGRRGHRLRRTLRTRRGTARTGA; encoded by the coding sequence ATGAGATGGGCCCTGGTCAAGGTGGCGCTGGCGGTCACCGCCATGGTCGTGGTCGCCTTCGCGGTCCCCCTCGGGCTGGTCGTCAAGGAACTGGCCCGCGACCGCGCCTACTCCAACGCCGAGCGGCAGGCCGCCACCATCGGCCCGGTCCTGGCCATCACCACCGACCGAACCCAGCTGGAGCGCGCCGTCGCCAGCGCCGAGACCGGTCCCGGCGGCCGGATCGGCGTCCATGTCCCGGCGGGCGGCAGGAACGCCAGGCCCGTGGAGATCGGCTCCCGGCGCGCCCCGGAGGCCGATGTGGCGGCCGCCGCCAGGATGGGCCGCGCCGCCATCTCCCCGGTCCCCGGCGGCTCCTCGCTGCTCCAGCCCACCGCGGTCGCCTCCGGTATCGCCGTGGTCGAGGTGTTCGTCCCCGACGAGGCCCTGACCAGGGGCGTCGCCACCTCCTGGCTGGTGCTGGCCGGGGTCGGCCTGGCGCTGGTCATCGGCTCGGTCGCGGTCGCCGACCGGCTCGGCACCCGTATGGTGCGGCCCGCGGAACGGCTGGCCGGTGCCGCCCATGACCTCGGCAAGGGCCAGCTGGGCGTACGGGTCCCGGAGGACGGCCCCAAGGAACTCCGGTCCGCGGCCAGCGCGTTCAACGCCATGGCCGACCAGGTCGTCCAACTCCTCGCCAACGAACGGGAGCTGGCCGCCGACCTCTCGCACCGGCTGCGCACCCCGCTGACCGTGCTCCGCCTCAACACCGCCTCGCTCGGCGACACCCCGGCCGCCGACCAGACCCGGTCCGCCGTCGAACAGCTGGAGCGCGAGGTCGACCAGATCATCCGCACCGCCCGCGAGCAGAAGGCCCAGACCCGGCAGGCGGCCGCCGCGGCCGGCTGTGACGCCGCCGAGGTGATCCGGGAGCGGATGACGTTCTGGTCGGCGCTCGCCGAGGACGAGGGCCGCACCGTACGCATCGCCGGCGCGGACCACCCCGTACGGGTCCCCGTCGCCCGCCCCGACCTCGCCGCCGCCCTGGACGCGATGCTCGGCAATGTCTTCCGGCACACCCCCGAGGGCACCGCGTTCGCGGTCGACGTCCACCACGCGGACGAGGCGGTGATCGTGCTGGTCTCGGACGCCGGGCCGGGCATCGCCGACCCGGACGCCGCGCTGCGCCGCGGCCACGGTGGCGGTGGGGACGGTTCGACCGGCCTCGGACTGGACATCGTGCGCCGGCTGGCCGAGTCCACCGGCGGCGATGTGCGCATCGGCCGCTCGGTGCTCGGCGGCACCGAGGTACGTGTCTGGCTGGCGCTGGACGGCAGGCGCGCCCCGCACGGCGGACGGCGCGGCCACCGGCTGCGCCGCACCCTGCGCACCCGGCGGGGGACGGCGCGCACCGGGGCCTGA
- a CDS encoding chitinase: MSPSVHRRRKSRTTQLIVTGAAAAIAAGGAFALAGSALAAKAPQTAGTPAKAATGFAPYVDTSLSPAYDLVGTAKKTGAKDFHLAFVTSGGGCVPKWGGAGELGDDPVARQIPALRKAGGDVRISFGGANGSELGLACGSADELAAAYGKVIDRFELTKADFDIEGGALPDTAANTRRAQAIHKLQKKHPGLDVSFTLPVMPEGLTQDGVNLIADARKNGVKISAVNIMAMDYGPAYSGDMGTYATQAATATQAQIKKALGLSDAAAWKTVAVTPMIGVNDVATEVFRRDDATELVKFARSKHLAWLSMWSSTRDQACPGGTGTSAQPTCSSIEQQPLDFTRAFAAYKG; encoded by the coding sequence ATGAGTCCCTCGGTACACCGCCGGCGCAAGAGCCGCACCACCCAGCTGATCGTGACCGGGGCGGCCGCCGCGATCGCGGCCGGCGGGGCCTTCGCCCTCGCCGGCTCCGCCCTGGCCGCCAAGGCACCGCAGACCGCCGGCACCCCCGCGAAAGCGGCCACCGGCTTCGCCCCGTACGTCGACACCTCGCTCAGTCCCGCCTACGACCTGGTCGGCACCGCCAAGAAGACCGGGGCCAAGGACTTCCACCTCGCCTTCGTCACCTCCGGCGGCGGCTGTGTGCCCAAGTGGGGCGGCGCGGGCGAGCTGGGCGACGACCCGGTGGCCCGGCAGATCCCCGCGCTGCGCAAGGCCGGCGGCGACGTCCGGATCTCCTTCGGCGGCGCCAACGGCTCCGAGCTCGGTCTGGCCTGCGGCTCCGCGGACGAACTGGCCGCCGCCTACGGCAAGGTCATCGACCGGTTCGAGCTCACCAAGGCCGACTTCGACATCGAGGGCGGCGCACTGCCGGACACCGCCGCCAACACCCGCCGCGCCCAGGCCATCCACAAGCTCCAGAAGAAGCACCCCGGCCTCGATGTCTCCTTCACCCTGCCGGTCATGCCCGAGGGCCTCACCCAGGACGGCGTGAACCTGATCGCCGATGCCCGGAAGAACGGCGTCAAGATCTCCGCCGTCAACATCATGGCGATGGACTACGGTCCCGCCTACAGCGGCGATATGGGCACCTATGCCACCCAGGCCGCCACCGCCACCCAGGCCCAGATCAAGAAGGCCCTCGGCCTGAGCGACGCGGCCGCCTGGAAGACCGTGGCGGTGACCCCGATGATCGGCGTCAACGATGTCGCGACCGAGGTCTTCCGCCGCGACGACGCCACCGAGCTGGTGAAGTTCGCCCGGTCCAAGCACCTGGCCTGGCTGTCGATGTGGTCCTCGACCCGCGACCAGGCATGCCCCGGCGGCACCGGCACCTCCGCACAGCCGACCTGCAGCTCCATCGAGCAGCAGCCGCTGGACTTCACCAGGGCCTTCGCCGCCTACAAGGGCTGA
- the orn gene encoding oligoribonuclease: MNDRMVWIDCEMTGLSLANDALIEVAALVTDSELNVLGDGVDVVIRPPAEALGTMPEVVRQMHTASGLLEELDSGTTLEAAEAQVLAYIKQHVREPGKAPLCGNSVGTDRGFLLRDMPTLESFLHYRIVDVSSVKELARRWFPRAYFNSPPKNGNHRALADIRESIAELRYYREAVFVPQPGPDSDTAKAIAAKHVLPTEPQSTP, translated from the coding sequence ATGAACGATCGCATGGTGTGGATCGACTGCGAGATGACCGGCCTCTCGCTGGCGAATGACGCGCTCATCGAGGTGGCCGCCCTGGTCACCGACTCGGAGCTGAATGTGCTGGGCGACGGGGTGGATGTGGTGATCCGCCCCCCCGCCGAGGCACTCGGCACCATGCCGGAGGTGGTGCGCCAGATGCACACCGCCTCCGGGCTGCTGGAGGAGCTCGATAGCGGGACGACGCTGGAGGCGGCGGAGGCCCAGGTGCTCGCGTACATCAAGCAGCATGTGCGGGAGCCGGGGAAGGCGCCGCTGTGCGGCAACTCCGTCGGCACCGACCGTGGCTTCCTGCTGCGCGACATGCCGACGCTGGAGAGCTTCCTCCACTACCGGATCGTCGATGTCTCGTCCGTGAAGGAACTGGCCCGGCGCTGGTTCCCGCGGGCCTACTTCAACAGTCCGCCCAAGAACGGCAACCACCGGGCGCTGGCGGACATCCGTGAATCCATCGCGGAGCTGCGCTACTACCGGGAGGCGGTCTTCGTGCCGCAGCCCGGCCCGGACTCGGACACCGCGAAGGCGATCGCCGCCAAGCACGTCCTTCCGACTGAACCGCAGTCCACGCCGTAG
- a CDS encoding GlxA family transcriptional regulator: MSQDSAAVPDAARKLAARRRREIVAVLLFSGGPIFESSIPLSVFGIDRQDAGVPRYRLLVCAGEDAPLRTTGGLELSAPYGLEAISRAGTVVVPAWRSITQAPPPAALDALRRAHEEGARIVGLCTGAFVLAAAGLLDGRPATTHWMYAPTLAKRYPSVHVDPRELFVDDGDVLTSAGTAAGIDLCLHIVRTDHGADAANALARRLVVPPRRTASDMGHQRYLDRSLPEEIGADPLAEVVAWALEHLHEQFDVETLAARAYMSRRTFDRRFRSLTGSAPLQWLITQRVLQAQRLLETSDYSVDEVAGRCGFRSPVALRGHFRRQLGASPAAYRTAYRARRPQNGGPDPALRPERADRPERERAMLGAGSGERYAAAALAGHGLATAEAAEAGKPQSDAYAARLPESPVGRGTGRPVLPGQRERPVG; the protein is encoded by the coding sequence ATGAGCCAGGACTCCGCTGCCGTACCAGATGCCGCACGCAAGCTCGCCGCCCGACGACGCCGCGAAATAGTCGCGGTGCTCCTCTTCAGTGGCGGCCCCATTTTCGAGAGCTCCATTCCGCTCTCGGTCTTCGGCATCGACCGACAGGACGCAGGCGTCCCGCGGTACCGGCTGCTTGTGTGCGCGGGCGAAGATGCGCCTTTGCGCACGACCGGGGGGCTCGAACTGTCCGCCCCCTACGGGCTGGAGGCGATCTCCCGTGCCGGGACGGTCGTCGTACCGGCCTGGCGTTCCATCACCCAGGCCCCGCCGCCCGCCGCGCTCGACGCGCTGCGCCGGGCGCATGAAGAGGGCGCCAGAATCGTCGGGCTGTGCACGGGGGCGTTCGTCCTCGCCGCGGCCGGACTGCTCGACGGCCGCCCGGCCACCACCCACTGGATGTACGCACCGACGCTCGCCAAGCGTTACCCGTCCGTCCATGTGGACCCCCGCGAGCTCTTCGTCGACGACGGCGATGTGCTCACCTCCGCGGGAACGGCGGCCGGTATCGATCTGTGTCTGCACATCGTGCGCACCGACCACGGCGCGGACGCCGCGAACGCGCTGGCCCGCCGGCTCGTCGTGCCGCCGCGCCGCACCGCGTCCGATATGGGGCACCAGCGCTACCTGGACAGGTCATTACCTGAAGAGATCGGCGCCGACCCGCTGGCCGAGGTCGTCGCCTGGGCGCTGGAGCACCTCCACGAGCAGTTCGACGTGGAGACGCTGGCCGCGCGCGCCTATATGAGCCGGCGCACCTTCGACCGGCGCTTCCGGTCCCTGACGGGGAGCGCTCCGCTGCAGTGGCTGATCACCCAGCGGGTACTGCAGGCCCAGCGGCTGCTGGAGACCTCCGACTATTCGGTGGACGAGGTCGCCGGGCGCTGCGGGTTCCGCTCGCCGGTCGCCCTGCGCGGCCACTTCCGCAGGCAGCTGGGCGCCTCCCCCGCCGCGTACCGCACGGCCTACCGTGCGCGGCGGCCGCAGAACGGGGGGCCCGACCCCGCGCTCAGACCGGAGCGCGCGGACCGGCCGGAGCGTGAGCGGGCGATGCTGGGCGCGGGCAGCGGGGAGCGGTACGCCGCCGCCGCGCTGGCCGGGCACGGGCTGGCGACCGCCGAAGCGGCCGAGGCGGGCAAACCGCAGTCGGACGCCTACGCCGCCCGGCTGCCGGAGTCCCCGGTGGGCCGGGGTACCGGACGCCCCGTGCTGCCCGGACAGCGGGAGCGCCCCGTAGGGTGA
- a CDS encoding universal stress protein: MAGHEIPEPANRKQVADPMADLEAAEKTRHSCDPAFRHGVVVGFDGSMSSERALAYAIGMARRLGSGLIIVHVANRLPTTVWAGCEPPVFVDVPDHRTEVLGLELACADHLSEVPWILVERGGDICHELEEVGREYEADAIVVGSTHGIVGRIFGSVAGRLARRAQRPVIVIP, from the coding sequence ATGGCCGGTCACGAAATCCCCGAACCCGCGAACCGCAAGCAGGTCGCCGATCCCATGGCGGACCTCGAAGCGGCGGAAAAGACGCGCCACTCCTGCGACCCCGCGTTCCGGCACGGCGTCGTGGTCGGCTTCGACGGCTCCATGTCGAGCGAGCGGGCATTGGCGTATGCAATCGGTATGGCCCGGCGCCTCGGCTCCGGTTTGATCATCGTCCATGTGGCCAACCGGCTGCCGACGACGGTCTGGGCGGGCTGTGAGCCCCCGGTCTTCGTGGACGTGCCGGATCACCGCACCGAAGTGCTCGGCCTGGAGTTGGCCTGCGCCGATCACCTCAGCGAGGTCCCCTGGATCCTCGTCGAGCGCGGTGGCGACATCTGCCATGAGCTGGAGGAGGTCGGCCGGGAGTACGAGGCCGACGCGATCGTGGTCGGTTCCACGCACGGCATCGTGGGCCGGATCTTCGGCTCGGTGGCCGGGCGGCTGGCCCGCCGGGCGCAGCGCCCGGTCATCGTGATTCCCTGA
- the glmS gene encoding glutamine--fructose-6-phosphate transaminase (isomerizing) — translation MCGIVGYIGKRDVAPLLIEGLQRLEYRGYDSAGIAIHAKGTAGGLKTAKAKGRVRELESRLPKRFAGSTGIAHTRWATHGAPTDENAHPHQDTEGKVAVVHNGIIDNAADVRAKLTADGIVFASETDTEVLAHLIGRSTAEKLEEKVREALRHIEGTYGIAVLHADFPDRIVVARNGSPVVLGIGEHEMFVSSDVAALVSHTRQVVTLDDGEMATLKADDYRTYTTEGSRTTSAPETVEYAAESYDLGGHDTYMHKEISEQADAVDRALRGRIDDRFSTVHLGGLNLDARAARGVRRVKILGCGTSYHAGQIGAQMIEELARIPSDAEPASEFRYRNPVVDPDTLYVAVSQSGETYDVLAAVQELKRKGARVLGLVNVVGSAIARETDGGIYVHAGPEVCVVSTKCFTNMVVSFALLALHLGRIRDLSVADGKRIIEGLRKLPAQIDEILKGEEDIKKLSAAYADAKSMMFIGRVRGYPVAREASLKLKEVSYIHAEAYPASELKHGPLALIEPAMPTVAIVPDDDLLEKNRAALEEIKARSGRILAVAHQEQEKADHTILVPKNEPELDPILMGIPLQLLAYHTALALGRDIDKPRNLAKSVTVE, via the coding sequence ATGTGCGGAATCGTTGGGTATATCGGCAAACGTGATGTCGCCCCGCTGCTCATCGAGGGCCTGCAGCGGCTGGAGTACCGCGGCTACGACTCCGCGGGCATCGCGATCCACGCCAAGGGCACCGCGGGCGGCCTGAAGACCGCCAAGGCCAAGGGCCGGGTCCGCGAGCTGGAGTCCCGGCTGCCCAAGCGCTTCGCGGGCTCCACCGGCATCGCGCACACCCGCTGGGCCACCCACGGCGCGCCGACCGACGAGAACGCGCACCCGCACCAGGACACCGAGGGCAAGGTCGCGGTCGTCCACAACGGCATCATCGACAACGCCGCGGACGTGCGCGCCAAGCTCACCGCCGACGGCATCGTCTTCGCCTCCGAGACCGACACCGAGGTGCTGGCCCACCTCATCGGCCGCTCCACCGCCGAGAAGCTGGAGGAGAAGGTCCGCGAGGCGCTGCGGCACATCGAGGGCACCTACGGCATCGCCGTGCTGCACGCCGACTTCCCCGACCGGATCGTGGTCGCCCGCAACGGCTCCCCGGTCGTCCTCGGCATCGGCGAGCACGAGATGTTCGTCTCCTCCGACGTCGCCGCGCTGGTCTCGCACACCCGCCAGGTCGTCACCCTCGACGACGGCGAGATGGCCACCCTCAAGGCCGACGACTACCGCACGTACACCACCGAGGGCTCGCGGACCACGTCCGCTCCGGAGACCGTCGAGTACGCGGCCGAGTCGTACGACCTGGGCGGCCACGACACGTACATGCACAAGGAGATCTCCGAGCAGGCGGACGCGGTGGACCGCGCGCTGCGCGGCCGGATCGACGACCGCTTCTCCACCGTGCACCTCGGCGGCCTGAACCTCGACGCCCGCGCGGCGCGCGGGGTGCGCCGGGTCAAGATCCTGGGCTGCGGCACCTCGTACCACGCGGGCCAGATCGGCGCGCAGATGATCGAGGAGCTGGCCCGTATCCCCTCGGACGCCGAGCCGGCCTCCGAGTTCCGCTACCGCAACCCGGTCGTGGACCCCGACACGCTGTACGTGGCGGTCTCCCAGTCCGGTGAGACCTACGACGTGCTGGCGGCCGTCCAGGAGCTCAAGCGCAAGGGCGCCCGGGTGCTCGGCCTGGTGAACGTGGTCGGCTCGGCGATCGCCCGGGAGACCGACGGCGGCATCTACGTGCACGCGGGCCCCGAGGTCTGCGTGGTCTCCACCAAGTGCTTCACCAACATGGTGGTCTCCTTCGCGCTGCTCGCCCTGCACCTCGGCCGGATCCGTGACCTGTCGGTCGCGGACGGCAAGCGGATCATCGAGGGCCTGCGCAAGCTGCCCGCGCAGATCGACGAGATCCTCAAGGGCGAGGAGGACATCAAGAAGCTGTCGGCGGCCTACGCGGACGCCAAGTCGATGATGTTCATCGGCCGGGTGCGCGGCTACCCGGTGGCCCGCGAGGCCTCGCTGAAGCTCAAGGAGGTCTCGTACATCCACGCCGAGGCCTACCCGGCGTCGGAGCTGAAGCACGGCCCGCTGGCCCTGATCGAGCCCGCGATGCCGACCGTCGCGATCGTCCCGGACGACGACCTGCTGGAGAAGAACCGCGCCGCCCTGGAGGAGATCAAGGCCCGCAGCGGCCGCATCCTGGCCGTCGCCCACCAGGAGCAGGAGAAGGCCGACCACACCATCCTGGTCCCGAAGAACGAGCCCGAGCTGGACCCGATCCTGATGGGCATTCCGCTGCAACTGCTCGCCTACCACACGGCGTTGGCCCTCGGCCGCGACATCGACAAGCCGCGCAACCTGGCGAAGTCCGTGACGGTCGAGTAG
- a CDS encoding beta-N-acetylhexosaminidase, with protein sequence MRRRRLLFSLLLVAAAGLGTAAVPPPGAAGAAPRAATPLDRVIPAPASVRGGGDAYTLGDRTRIRVPGGSGEAKRIAGYLAGLLRPATGLALPVTTKDGRDGIVLRLGGSGTGGLGAEGYRLTSDGRAVTLSAARPAGLFHAVQTLRQLLPADAERQRARRGPWRIAGGTITDSPRYGYRGAMLDVSRHFFTVAQVKRYIDQLAMYKINRLHLHLSDDQGWRLAIKSWPRLATYGGSTQVGGGRGGYYTQDDYREIIRYAASRYLTVVPEIDMPGHTNAALASYAPLNCNGQAPPLYTGTEVGFSSLCVPKRETYDFVDDVIRELAALTPGRYLHIGGDEAHSTSHADYVAFMDKVQPVVAKYGKTVVGWHQLTGAHPAKGAAAQYWGYDKTGAAERQQVADAARNGTRLILSPADRAYLDMKYDKDTPLGLSWAGYVDTRRSYDWDPGSYLQGAPAGSILGVEAPLWTETLKTSADIEYMAFPRLPGIAELGWSPASSHDWDDYKVRLAAQGPRWDALGMNYHRAPEVPWPAR encoded by the coding sequence ATGAGACGACGCAGACTGCTGTTCTCGCTGCTGCTGGTCGCGGCGGCGGGGCTGGGGACCGCCGCCGTACCGCCACCGGGCGCCGCGGGGGCCGCTCCCCGGGCCGCCACCCCGCTGGACCGGGTGATCCCCGCGCCCGCCTCCGTACGCGGCGGCGGGGACGCGTACACCCTCGGTGACCGCACCCGGATCCGGGTGCCCGGCGGCTCCGGGGAGGCCAAGCGGATCGCCGGCTATCTGGCGGGGCTGCTGCGGCCCGCCACCGGACTCGCCCTCCCCGTCACCACCAAGGACGGCCGGGACGGCATCGTCCTCCGGCTCGGCGGCAGCGGTACCGGCGGGCTGGGCGCCGAGGGCTACCGGCTGACCTCCGACGGCCGTGCGGTCACCCTCAGCGCCGCCCGCCCGGCCGGCCTCTTCCACGCCGTCCAGACGCTGCGCCAGCTGCTGCCCGCCGACGCGGAGCGGCAGCGCGCCCGGCGCGGGCCCTGGCGGATCGCCGGCGGCACCATCACCGACTCCCCGCGCTACGGCTACCGGGGCGCGATGCTCGATGTCTCCCGGCACTTCTTCACCGTGGCGCAGGTCAAGCGGTATATCGACCAGCTCGCGATGTACAAGATCAACCGGCTGCATCTGCATCTCTCGGACGACCAGGGCTGGCGGCTCGCCATCAAGTCCTGGCCGCGGCTGGCGACGTACGGCGGCTCCACCCAGGTCGGCGGCGGCCGCGGCGGCTACTACACCCAGGACGACTACCGCGAGATCATCCGCTATGCCGCGTCCCGCTATCTGACCGTCGTCCCCGAGATCGACATGCCGGGCCACACCAACGCCGCGCTGGCCTCGTACGCGCCGCTCAACTGCAACGGCCAGGCACCGCCGCTCTACACGGGCACCGAGGTCGGCTTCAGCTCCCTGTGTGTGCCGAAGCGGGAGACCTACGACTTCGTGGACGATGTCATCCGGGAGCTGGCGGCCCTGACGCCCGGCCGCTACCTCCACATCGGCGGCGACGAGGCGCACTCCACCAGCCATGCGGACTATGTGGCCTTCATGGACAAGGTGCAGCCGGTGGTCGCCAAGTACGGCAAGACCGTGGTCGGCTGGCACCAGCTGACCGGCGCGCACCCGGCCAAGGGCGCCGCCGCGCAGTACTGGGGCTACGACAAGACGGGCGCGGCGGAGCGGCAGCAGGTCGCCGACGCCGCCCGGAACGGCACCCGGCTGATCCTCTCGCCCGCCGACCGCGCCTACCTCGACATGAAGTACGACAAGGACACGCCGCTGGGCCTGTCCTGGGCCGGCTATGTCGACACCAGGCGCTCCTACGACTGGGACCCGGGCAGCTACCTCCAGGGCGCGCCCGCGGGCTCGATTCTCGGCGTCGAGGCCCCATTGTGGACGGAGACCCTCAAGACCTCCGCGGACATCGAGTACATGGCCTTCCCGCGGCTGCCCGGCATCGCGGAGCTGGGCTGGTCCCCGGCGAGCAGCCACGACTGGGACGACTACAAGGTGCGGCTGGCCGCCCAGGGGCCGCGCTGGGACGCGCTGGGCATGAACTACCACCGCGCACCGGAGGTGCCCTGGCCCGCGCGGTGA
- a CDS encoding geranyl diphosphate 2-C-methyltransferase produces the protein MSIAHADTARTPVPTQSTYQSRVADYWNAEENPVNLELGKIDDLYHHHYGIGEADRSVLNEPDPVRRRERITGELHRLEHAQAELLASRLGDLSPTDRVFDAGCGRGGGSVVAHLRHGCHTDGATISAKQADFANAQARKRGIDDKVRYHHRNMLDTGFTSGAYAASWNNESSMYVELDLLFAEHARLLRRGGRYVTITGCYNDTYGRASREVSLINAHYICDIHPRSEYFRAMARNRLVPVHVEDLTEAALPYWELRREADHLVTGIEDTFLTAYRNGSFQYLLIAADRV, from the coding sequence TTGTCCATCGCTCACGCCGACACCGCCCGCACACCGGTGCCGACCCAGTCCACGTACCAGTCCCGGGTCGCGGACTACTGGAACGCCGAGGAAAACCCGGTCAACCTCGAACTCGGCAAGATCGACGACCTGTACCACCACCACTACGGCATCGGGGAGGCCGACCGGTCGGTGCTGAACGAGCCGGACCCCGTCCGGCGCCGGGAGCGGATCACCGGCGAACTGCACCGGCTGGAACACGCCCAGGCCGAGCTGCTCGCCTCCCGCCTCGGCGACCTCTCCCCCACCGACCGGGTCTTCGACGCCGGGTGCGGCCGCGGCGGCGGCAGCGTGGTCGCGCATCTGCGGCACGGCTGTCACACCGACGGGGCCACGATCTCCGCCAAGCAGGCCGACTTCGCCAACGCGCAGGCCCGTAAGCGCGGTATCGACGACAAGGTGCGCTACCACCACCGCAATATGCTCGACACCGGCTTCACCTCGGGGGCGTACGCGGCGTCCTGGAACAACGAGTCCAGCATGTATGTCGAGCTGGACCTGCTGTTCGCCGAGCACGCGCGGCTGCTGCGGCGCGGTGGACGGTATGTCACGATCACCGGCTGCTACAACGACACCTACGGGCGGGCCTCCCGCGAGGTGTCGCTGATCAACGCCCACTACATCTGCGATATCCACCCGCGATCGGAGTACTTCCGCGCGATGGCCCGCAACCGGCTGGTCCCCGTGCACGTCGAGGATCTCACCGAAGCCGCGCTCCCGTACTGGGAGTTGCGCCGGGAGGCCGACCACCTGGTCACGGGGATCGAGGACACCTTCCTGACCGCGTACCGCAACGGCAGCTTCCAGTATCTGCTGATCGCCGCCGACCGGGTCTGA